The genome window CCACGGCGCAGAAGCGCTTCGGCGTCGGCGATTTCACCAAGATCCCGAACGGCACCGGCGGCCTCGAAGACCGCATGCCGATGCTCTGGACGCACGGCGTCAACACCGGCCGGCTGACGATGAACGAATTCGTCGCCGTCACCTCGACCAACATCGCCAAGATCCTCAACATCTATCCGAAAAAGGGCGCGATCCTTGTCGGCGCCGATGCCGATATCGTCGTCTGGGACCCGAAACGCTCCAAGACCATCTCGTCCAAGGCCCAGCAGTCGGCGATCGACTACAACGTCTTCGAAGGCAAGGAAGTCACCGGCCTGCCGCGCTACACGCTGACGCGCGGCGTCGTCGCGATCGAGGAAAGCACCATCAAGACCCGCGAGGGCCATGGCGAGTTCGTCCGGCGCGAACCGGTGACGGCCGTCAGCAAGGCACTGTCCACCTGGAAGGAGATCACCTCTCCGCGCAAGGTGGAGCGCAGCGGCATTCCGGCAACCGGCGTATGACGATGGAGCGTAACGACACGGCCATCAACCGGGGACCGCTGCCTTGATGCCGATGACCTCACGCCGGCACCAAAGCGTCCAACTCCGGCAGAAGCAGGACGCTTTCCTGCTCGTTCGGATCGGTGCGCGCGATGATCGCCGTGCACGGCGTGCTGCTGAGGTTCGCAGGCAGGTGCGGCACGCCGGCCGGGATATAGAAAAGTTCACCGGCATGGACGACGACGTGTTGTTCCAGCCGGTCCCCGTACCAGGTATGCGCCTCACCCGAGAGCATGTAGATCGCCGTCTCGTGCGCCTCGTGCAGATGCGCCTTGGCGCGCACGCCGGGCGGGATCGTCAGCAGGTGCATGCAGATGCCCTTGGCGCCGACCGTCTCGGCCGCGATCCCCTGGAAATAGCTGAGCCCCTGCTTGCCGTCATAGGCATGGTTGGGGCGAACGATGTGGCAGGTGGGCTTTGATGTCGCGTCCATTCTCTTCCTCCATGAAATATGCCGCCGGCAGGGCCTGCGGCGATGGTAACATGCAAACCGCCTCCCCGCGGCGAAAACAAGAACGGTCGCATTGATGCAAGCACCCTCCGTCGTATCCGCCAAGGATCTCTGTCTCACCTACCAGGCGAATGACGGCCCGGTGCGTGCACTGAGCGATGTCAATCTCGATGTCCGCAAGGGCGATTTCGTCTCTTTTATCGGCCCGTCGGGCTGCGGCAAGACGACCTTCCTGCGTGTCATCGCCGATCTCGAAAAGAGCACCTCGGGCGAGATCTCGATCAACGGCATGACGCCGGAAGAGGCCCGCAAGGCCCGCGCCTACGGCTATGTGTTCCAGGCGCCGGCGCTCTATCCCTGGCGCACCATCGAAAGCAACATCGCCCTGCCGCTGGAGATCATGGGTTATGGCGGCGCCGACCGGGCGAGGCGCATCGCCGAGGCGCTCGACCTCGTCAGCCTTTCCGGCTTCGAAAAGAAATTCCCCTGGCAGCTTTCGGGCGGCATGCAGCAGCGCGCTTCGATCGCCCGCGCGCTCGCCTTTGACGCCGACCTGCTGCTGATGGACGAGCCCTTCGGCGCGCTGGATGAAATCGTCCGCGACCATCTGAACGAAGAGCTGCTGAAACTCTGGACCCGCACCAACAAGACGATCTGCTTCGTCACCCATTCCATCCCCGAGGCGGTCTATCTCTCGACCAAGATCGTGGTGATGTCACCGCGCCCGGGCCGGGTGACCGACGTGATCGACTCGACCCTGCCGGCCGACCGCCCGCTCGACATCCGCGATACCCCCGAATTCCTGGAAATCGCCCATCGCGTCCGCGAGGGGCTGAGGACGGGGCATAGCCATGAGGTTTAGGCCGTTGCACCCTGGGGCCACCGGCACGCTCAACTCCAATATCTGGGGGCAGTCGCTGTGAAACCCGACACCCTCAAGAACAAGATCATCCCCGTCACCACCATTCTGGTCGCGCTCGTCGTCCTCTGGTATGTCGCGGCCGTGCTGATGAATGCGCCGTTCCAGCGCGACATGGACGGCCGTGCCGGCGCCACTCCGACGACCCTCGAATTCATCGGCAAGACGCTCGCGCAGCCGAAGCCGATCCTGCCGGCGCCGCATCAGGTGGCGCAGAACGTCTACGAGAACACCGTCCTGCGCAGTCTTTCGAGCAATCGCAGCCTTGTCTATCACAGCTGGGTGACGCTCTCCTCCACCCTGCTGGGCTTCGGCTTCGGCATGCTGCTCGGCATCCTTCTCGCGGTGCTGATCGTGCATAACCGCGCCATGGACCGCTCGCTGATGCCCTGGCTGGTGGCGAGCCAGACCATCCCGATCCTTGCGATTGCGCCGATGATCGTCATCATCTCCTACAATGTGCTGACCGGCGACAATGCGATTGCCCATTTGCTGAACCTCGATTCCGACGCCTCCCGCCTCGTCTCCAAGGCGCTGATCTCCACCTACCTCTCCTTCTTTCCGGTCGCCGTCGGCATGGTGAAGGGGCTGCGTTCGCCTGAGATCATGCATCTCGACCTGATGCGCACCTATTATGCCAGCCCGACGCAGACTTTCTGGAAGCTGCGTGTTCCCGCCTCGATCCCTTTCCTCTTCACCTCGATGAAGGTCGCGATCGCCGCCAGCCTTGTCGGCGCCATCGTCGGCGAGCTGCCGACCGGGGCTGTCGCCGGAATCGGCTCGAAGCTGCTTGCCGGCTCCTACTACAGCCAGACCATCGATATCTGGGCAGCTCTCGTCGCCGGATCGCTGCTGGCGGGCATCCTGGTTGCGATCGTCGGCATTGCCGCAAAGATCGTCGACCGCGCCATGGGCGGGAGGCCGGCATGAGACATCTGACCCTCTCCTGGCAGGGCGTGACCGCCCTTCTGCTCTGCTTCGCGGCGCTGATCACCCTGCCGCTTCTGGCCGAGGGCGCAGCGCGGCCCCTCGCCGACGGCACGACGAGCCTGGTCTTCATCATCGTCATCGCGGCCGCCCTGCTGTCTTTTGCGCCGCAGCCGCCGTCCTACCGCGCCACGGTGCTGTTCATCGGCGCGCATGGTGCTGCCTGGATGCTGCTTTCCACTCTGTCCGGCAATGAGGCAACGGCGACGCGGGCCTTTTTCCTGCTGCTCTTTTCCTCCTGGTTGCTGGCCTGGCGATGCGTCACCGAACTGTCGAAACTGCAGCCCGTCACCACTTTCGGCAAATCGACACTTCAGCTGTTGATTCCGGCAATCTTCGGCGCCTGGATCCTCATCCTCTGGGAAGCGGCCACGCGCGGCGGCGGCATCCCGTTCATCATCCTGCCGCCGCCGAGCGCCATCGGCATGCGCATCATGGCCTCCCTGCCGATCCTCGGTGCTGACGTCAGGCAGACGATCTTCAAGGCGGTGCTGATCGGTTATATCGTCGGCTGCCTCAGCGGCTTCGCTGTGGCGGTGCTGGCCGACCGCATCACCTTCCTGCGCCGCGGCCTGCTGCCGATTGGCAACATGGTGTCGGCCCTGCCGATCATCGGCGTCGCCCCTGTTATGGTCATGTGGTTCGGCTTCGACTGGCCGTCGAAGGCCGCCGTCGTCATCATCATGACCTTCTTCCCGATGCTGGTGAATACCGTCGCCGGCCTTGCCGCCCCCGGCAGCATGGAGCGCGACCTGATGCGCACCTATGCCTCGAGCGACTGGCAGACGCTGCTCAAGCTCAAGCTGCCGGCAGCCATGCCCTTCATTTTCAATGCACTGAAGATCAACTCGACGCTGGCGCTGATTGGTGCCATCGTTGCCGAATTCTTCGGAACGCCGATCGTCGGCATGGGCTTCCGCATCTCCACCGAGATCGGCCGCATGAATGTCGACATGGTCTGGGCGGAAATCGCCGTCGCGGCGCTGGCCGGCTCGATCTTTTATGGCATCATCGCCCTGACCGAACGGGCGGTGACGTTCTGGCATCCGTCTATCCGTGGTGGCTAGGCGCGCACGGGGTTCGAAAATGAGCCCGGGCATAACTTCAGAGGGTAAGGATAAGAAAATGAGAAAGTTGATGGTTGCAATGATGGCAAGTGCGATGTCGCTTGCAGCAGCCCATGCGATGGCCGCCGACAAGGTGGTGCTGCAGCTGAAATGGGTCACGCAGGGCCAGTTCGGCGGTTACTACGTCGCCAAGGACAAGGGCTTCTACAAGGAAGAAGGCCTCGACGTCGATATCAAGCCGGGTGGTCCCGATATCGCCCCCGAGCAGGTGATCGCCGGCGGCGGCGCCGATGTCATCGTCGACTGGATGGGCGGCGCGCTGGTTGCCCGCGAAAAGGGCGTTCCGCTCGTCAACATCGCCCAGCCCTACCAGAAGTCCGGCCTGGAAATGATCTGCCGCAAGGACGGTCCGGTCAAGAGCGAAGCCGACTTCAAGGGCCACACGCTCGGCGTCTGGTTCTTCGGCAACGAATATCCCTTCTTCGCCTGGATGAACAAGCTCGGCCTGTCCACAGAAGGCGGCGCGAACGGCGTCACCGTGCTGAAGCAGAGCTTCGACGTGCAGCCGCTCGTCCAGAAGCAGGCCGACTGCATCTCCGTCATGACCTATAACGAATACTGGCAGGCGATCGATGCCGGCTTCAAGCCGGAGGAACTGACGGTCTTCAACTATACCGAGATGGGCAACGACCTTCTGGAAGACGGCCTCTATGCGATGGAGGACAAGCTGAAAGACCCGGCCTTCAAGGAGAAAATGGTCAAGTTCGTCCGCGCCTCGATGAAGGGTTGGAAATATGCCACTGAAAATCCCGACGAAGCCGCCGAGATCGTCATGGACAATGGCGGCCAGGACGAGAACCATCAGAAGCGCATGATGGGCGAAGTCGCCAAGCTGGTCGGCGACGGCTCCGGCAAGCTCGATGAGGCGCTCTATGCCCGTACGGCAAAGGCGTTGCTCGACCAGAAGATCATCAGCAAGGAGCCCTCGGGCGCCTGGACGCACGACATTACCGACGCCGCCTCCAAGTAGTTCCGGCAATATTGCGGGAGGCAAACGCGCGGAAGATTTTCCGCGCGTTTTGTTTTTTTCGCGCAAGGCGGGAAAAAACACCGTGCAACTGTCGCATTTATCGGGCGTCAAACGTCATGGGGTGGAAGCGCGATCAATCTTCGTAATGTTGACATAACCTTGCGGTGATTGATTGGCGTCGGAATGGTCATTATTATCGCCTCATGGGGAATTGTTTTCTGCCGGACTTGTAGATCGAGCAAATCGATACCACCTACAAGCCGAATTTGCCGACGAGGGACGAAGACGGCAAAGGATCGGCGGATACCTCTGAGAATGCAGGAAGGGCAGTGGCCTGATTGCGCGCTGAGTGGCAGACGCGCGAGTTCGGCCAACCTTATTATAAGATTGGACGAAGACGCATGGCACGCAAGCCGATTGGAATTCTAGGCGCCGCTACCCTTTTTGCAGCGGCCCTTGCTGCATCAACTGCATTTTCGCAGGAAAAGCCGGTCGAAAAACCGCAGCAGAACCTGCCGGCGATCGTCGTCACCAAGGCGACGAACCGGACGCTCGTCGATCGTGTCATCGGCACGGGAACGGTCAAGCCCGTCGAGGAAGTCTATATTCAGCCGCAGGTCGAAGGCCTCTCTATCCGCACGCTGAAAGCCGATATCGGCGACAAGGTCCAGGCGGAAAGCACGTTGGCGACGCTCAATGACGACGCGCTGGTGCTGGAGAAAAGCCAGATGATGGCGACGAGGGCCAAGGGCGAAGCAAGCCTCGCCCAGCTGCGCGCCCAGCTCATCGAAGCCCAGGCCAATGCCGAACAGGCCAGGCAGCAACAGGCCCGCTCCCAGGAAATGGTCAAGAAAGGCACGGTTTCCACCGCCCAGGTCGAGCAGGCCGATGCGACCGCCGCCGCCGCGAACGCCCGCGTCGTCTCTGCCGAACAGGCGATCGAGGTGGCCGAAGCCGATCTCAAAGTCTTCGACAGCCAGATCGCTGATGCCGATCTGAAGCTCGCCCGGACCGATGTGAAGACGCCGGTCGCCGGCACGATCTCGGCAAAGAATGCCAAGGTCGGCGCCATTGCCGCCGGCAACGGCGACCCGCTGTTCACCCTCATCCGCGACGGCGATATCGAGCTTGTCGCCGAAGTCGCCGAAAGCGATATCGTCAGAGTGATGGCCGGCCAGAAGGCGACGATTTCCCTTTCCGGCAGCCGCGAGAAGCTTTCCGGCGCCGTGCGCCTGGTGTCTCCGACCGTCGATCCGGTGACCCGCCTCGGTCTCGTCCATATCTCCATCGACGATGACAGCAAGGCGCGTTCCGGCATGTATGGCAGCGCCGAGATTATCGTCCGGGAGACCGAGGGCGTATCGCTTCCGCTGACCGCGGTGCTGACCGGCAACGAAGGCTCCTCCGCGCGCAAGGTTGAGGGCGGCGTGGTGAAATTCGCCAAGATCGAGACCGGCATCCAGGACGGCGCCTATGTCGAGATCGTCAATGGATTGAAGAGCGGCGACGAGGTCGTGGCCAAGGCGGGCGCCTATGTCCGCGATGGCGACCACATCACGCCGGTGCGTGAACAGCCCCCGGCTTCCAACTAAAGAGACCATCCGATGAATTTTTCAGCCTGGTCCATTCGAAATCCGATCGCGCCGCTCCTGGCCTTCTGCCTGCTGATATTCATCGGCATGCAGTCATTCAACAAGCTGCCGATCACGCGCTTCCCGAACATCGACGTGCCGCTCGTTTCGATCAGCGTGACGCAGAGCGGCGCTTCGCCGGCCGAGCTCGAAATGCAGGTGACGAAGGAGATCGAAGACGCGATCGCCTCGATCACCGGCATCGACGAAATCCAGTCGACGGTGACCGACGGCAGCTCGCAGACCAACGTGATGTTCCGGATGGAAGTGCCGACGGAACAGGCCGTGCAGGACGTCAAGGACGCGATCGATCGCATTCGCAGCGATCTGCCGGCGACCGCAGAAGCGCCTATTGTCACCAAGGTCGATGTCGAGGGCCAGGCAATCCAGACCTTCGCCGTTTCCTCGCCCGACATGTCGCTGGAAGAACTCTCCTGGTTCGTCGACGATACGATCAAGCGCGCGCTGCAGGGCCAGGCCGGCATCGGCCGCGTCGACCGTTACGGCGGCGCCGAGCGCGAAGTGCGCATCGAACTGACCCCCGGCAAGCTCGATGCCTACGGCATCACCGCCGCTAGCGTGAACCAGCAGCTGCGTGGCACCAACATCGACCTCGGCTCCGGCCGCGGCCAAGTGGCCGGCAGCGAACAGGCGATCCGTGTTCTCGGCGATGCGCGCAATGTCGCCGAGCTCGCCGACACGACGATCGCGCTGCCGAACGGCCGCTTCGTCAAACTCTCCGATCTCGGTGTCATCAAGGACACCTATGAAGAGCCGAAATCCTTCTCGCGCTTCAACGCCACGCCGGTTGTCACCTTCGGCGTCTTCCGCTCGAAGGGCGCCAGCGAAGTCAGCGTCGCCGAAACCGTAGCGCAAAGCCTCGACAAGGTGCGAACCGAAAATCCGAACGTGAAGATCGAGCTGATCGACGATTCGGTTTATTTCACCTACGGCAATTACGAAGCCGCCATCCATACGCTGCTCGAAGGCGCGCTGCTCGCCGTCATCGTCGTCTTCCTGTTCCTGAGGAACTGGCGCGCGACGCTGATTTCGGCCATCGCCCTTCCGCTGTCAGCGATCCCGACCTTCTGGATCATGGATATGATGGGTTTCTCCCTGAACCTCGTCAGCTTCCTGGCTTTGACACTCGCGACAGGTATCCTGGTCGACGATGCGATCGTCGAAATCGAAAACATCGCCCGCCACATCAAGATGGGCAAGACGCCCTATCGAGCGGCGATCGAAGCAGCTGATGAAATCGGCCTTGCCGTCATCGCAACCACCTTCACGATCATCGCCGTTTTCGTGCCGGTTTCCTTCATGCCGGGCATTCCGGGCCAGTACTTCATCCAGTTCGGCCTGACCGTCGCCTTCTCCGTCTTTTTCTCGCTGATGGTCGCGCGCCTGATCACCCCGATGATGGCCGCCTATCTCATGCGCGCCGAAGACGGCATGGAAGACCATCACGACAATGACAGTCTGCTGATGCGTGGATACACGCGTCTCATACGCGGGACGACTGGGCGTTGGTACACGCGCTATGCGACGCTGATCGTCGCCTTCGGTTTCCTGGTGGGCTCCGTCTTGTTGCTCATGAAGGTTCCGGGCAGCTTCCTGCCGCCCGAAGACGCTTCACGCATCGTTCTCTCCGTCGAGCTGCCACCCAATGCACGGCTTGACGACACCGAGAAGACGACGGATGCGATCTATGACCGGGTCAAGGATATCAACGGCGTCGAAAGCGTCTTCGTCCTCGGCGGCGCATCGCCGAAGGGCGATCTCGAACTGCGCCGCGCAACCATCACGCTGGCACTTCGCAAGCTCGACCAGTCGTTGATCAAGAAGATGGTCAATGACGGGCTCGGCCATATCCCGGTCATCGGGCCGATGCTGCCGAAGGTGGAGGTCCACGGCCGCGAACGTCCGCAATGGGATATCGAAAAGGAAGTCTTCGCCAAGCTGCGCGACATTCCCGACGTCCACATCCTCAAGCTCAACGACCGCGGCGAACGCGACCTCTCCTTCAACTTCCTCTCCAAAAACGAGAAGGACCTGAACGACGCCGTCGGTATTCTGGAATCCAAGCTCCGCGCCGATCCGCTGCTCGCCAATGTCAGCGCCGACGGCGCCCTGCCCCGTCCGGAACTGCAGGTCTACCCGCGCAAGAACGAGGCCGCCCGCCTCGGCATCACGCCGCAGCAGATCTCCGAAACGATCCGCGTCGCCACCATCGGCGATGTCGATGCCGCCCTTGCCAAGATCTCGCTCGACGATCGCCAGATCCCGATCCGCGTCCAGGCGGCACTCGACATGCGCCGCGACCTTGCGGCTCTCCGGGCACTGAAAATCCAGACCGCCAGCGGCGGCACCGTTCCGCTCGCGAGCGTCGCCAATATCGACTATTCGGAGGGCGTAAGCTCGATCAAGCGCAACAACCGTTACCGCGTCGTCTCAATCGGCTCCGACCTGCCGCAGGGCGTGGCGCTCGATACGGCCTCGGCCCGGTTCCGCGAGATCGTCAAGGCCGCCAATATCCCGGCCACGGTGCATCTTGCCGAAAGTGGCGACACCAAGGTGCAGTCCGAGATGCAGCAGAGTTTCGTCAACGCCATGTTGATGGGCCTCCTGCTGGTGCTGACGGTGCTGATCCTGCTCTTCAAGGACGTGATCCAGCCCTTCACCATCCTGTTCTCGCTGCCGCTTGCCATTGGCGGTGTCGCGGCGGCGCTGATCATCACCAGCAATCCGCTGTCCATGCCTGTCATGATCGGCATCCTGATGCTGATGGGTGTCGTCACCAAGAACGCCATCCTGCTCGTGGATTTCGCGATCGAGATGCGCCACCAGGGCATGGCCCGCGTCGAGGCCATGGTCGAAGCTGGTCGCAAGCGCGCCCGGCCGATCATCATGACCTCGATCGCCATGTCGGCAGGCATGCTGCCTTCCGCGCTCGGTGTGGGCGAAGGCGGCTCGTTTCGCGCGCCGATGGCGATCGCGGTGATCGGCGGCATCATCGTCTCGACGGTGCTCTCGCTCGTCGTCGTGCCTTCCTTCTTCCTGATCATGGACGATCTCTCCCGCCTGCTCGGCTGGGCTTTCGGCCGCCTGGTCGGCAGGAAGGATCAGGAAGACCTGCCGCTGTCGCGTGAGGATCTCACCCGCGTTACCCGCGAAAACCGTAGCGATATCGACTCGCTGGACGAGCGCCTGACCGCGATCGAAAAGCCTGAAGACAAACGCAAGAAGACAAACGACACCAACGTGCTCCGCCTGCCGCCCTTCGCGGCCGAGTGAGCAAAGGCTCAGGAAATCAAAACGGGGCGGGAGCGATCTCCCGGCCCGTTCCGCTTTGTCTTCATGGGTGCGGCAGACGGGGCGGATTTCTCCTCGCCGTCAGTGCCGACCTGCTGCGGCAGGTCTGGCTGCTCAGAGTCCACCCTGCTCCCTGAGGAAGCTGACGATCGCGTTGATACCGTCGCCGCGTTTCATGTCGGAGAAGACGAAGGGACGCGTGGCGCGCATGCGCGCCGCATCCCGGTCCATCACCTCGAGATCGGCGCCGACATAGGGTGCCAGATCCTTCTTGTTGATGACCAGCAGATCCGACCGGGTGATGCCGGGCCCGCCCTTGCGCGGGATTTCCTCGCCCTGGCAGACGGAGATGACATAGATGGTGATATCGGCAAGATCGGGCGAAAAAGTCGCCGCCAGATTGTCGCCGCCGGATTCGATGAAGACGACGTCGAGATCGGGGATCCGCTGGTTGAGACCGGCGATCGCCTGAAGGTTGATGGTCGCATCCTCGCGAATGGCGGTGTGCGGGCAACCGCCCGTCTCGACGCCGACGATGCGGTCCGAAGGCAGTGCCTGCATGCGCACCAATGCTTCGGCATCTTCGGTCGTGTAGATGTCGTTGGTGACCACGGCGACGGAATAGTCGTCGCGCATCGCCTTGCAGAGCTTTTCGGTCAGCGCCGTCTTGCCCGAGCCGACCGGCCCACCGATGCCGACGCGCAGAGGTCCGTTTCTTGATTTCATCTGTTTTACTCCAATCGAAGCCCGATGATAGCGACGTCGCCGGCGCGCGCCACCGTCAAATGACTTAGAGCGGTTCAGCTTACCGCTCTAAGTTTTTATTTTTACGCAATCCGGGCGATCACGAACGGAACAGTCGCGTCGCCTGCGTTTCGTGGCGCAAGCTGGCAATATCGGCCTGCACCGTCGCCGAGCCCAGATCATCGAGCGTCGAGGCCGCCGCCCGCCGAGCAACCTTTGCGATACGCTCTTCGAGACCGGCAAGCACTG of Rhizobium sp. BT04 contains these proteins:
- a CDS encoding cupin domain-containing protein, which codes for MDATSKPTCHIVRPNHAYDGKQGLSYFQGIAAETVGAKGICMHLLTIPPGVRAKAHLHEAHETAIYMLSGEAHTWYGDRLEQHVVVHAGELFYIPAGVPHLPANLSSTPCTAIIARTDPNEQESVLLLPELDALVPA
- a CDS encoding ABC transporter ATP-binding protein, whose translation is MQAPSVVSAKDLCLTYQANDGPVRALSDVNLDVRKGDFVSFIGPSGCGKTTFLRVIADLEKSTSGEISINGMTPEEARKARAYGYVFQAPALYPWRTIESNIALPLEIMGYGGADRARRIAEALDLVSLSGFEKKFPWQLSGGMQQRASIARALAFDADLLLMDEPFGALDEIVRDHLNEELLKLWTRTNKTICFVTHSIPEAVYLSTKIVVMSPRPGRVTDVIDSTLPADRPLDIRDTPEFLEIAHRVREGLRTGHSHEV
- a CDS encoding ABC transporter permease; the encoded protein is MKPDTLKNKIIPVTTILVALVVLWYVAAVLMNAPFQRDMDGRAGATPTTLEFIGKTLAQPKPILPAPHQVAQNVYENTVLRSLSSNRSLVYHSWVTLSSTLLGFGFGMLLGILLAVLIVHNRAMDRSLMPWLVASQTIPILAIAPMIVIISYNVLTGDNAIAHLLNLDSDASRLVSKALISTYLSFFPVAVGMVKGLRSPEIMHLDLMRTYYASPTQTFWKLRVPASIPFLFTSMKVAIAASLVGAIVGELPTGAVAGIGSKLLAGSYYSQTIDIWAALVAGSLLAGILVAIVGIAAKIVDRAMGGRPA
- a CDS encoding ABC transporter permease, which codes for MRHLTLSWQGVTALLLCFAALITLPLLAEGAARPLADGTTSLVFIIVIAAALLSFAPQPPSYRATVLFIGAHGAAWMLLSTLSGNEATATRAFFLLLFSSWLLAWRCVTELSKLQPVTTFGKSTLQLLIPAIFGAWILILWEAATRGGGIPFIILPPPSAIGMRIMASLPILGADVRQTIFKAVLIGYIVGCLSGFAVAVLADRITFLRRGLLPIGNMVSALPIIGVAPVMVMWFGFDWPSKAAVVIIMTFFPMLVNTVAGLAAPGSMERDLMRTYASSDWQTLLKLKLPAAMPFIFNALKINSTLALIGAIVAEFFGTPIVGMGFRISTEIGRMNVDMVWAEIAVAALAGSIFYGIIALTERAVTFWHPSIRGG
- a CDS encoding ABC transporter substrate-binding protein, with protein sequence MRKLMVAMMASAMSLAAAHAMAADKVVLQLKWVTQGQFGGYYVAKDKGFYKEEGLDVDIKPGGPDIAPEQVIAGGGADVIVDWMGGALVAREKGVPLVNIAQPYQKSGLEMICRKDGPVKSEADFKGHTLGVWFFGNEYPFFAWMNKLGLSTEGGANGVTVLKQSFDVQPLVQKQADCISVMTYNEYWQAIDAGFKPEELTVFNYTEMGNDLLEDGLYAMEDKLKDPAFKEKMVKFVRASMKGWKYATENPDEAAEIVMDNGGQDENHQKRMMGEVAKLVGDGSGKLDEALYARTAKALLDQKIISKEPSGAWTHDITDAASK
- a CDS encoding efflux RND transporter periplasmic adaptor subunit gives rise to the protein MARKPIGILGAATLFAAALAASTAFSQEKPVEKPQQNLPAIVVTKATNRTLVDRVIGTGTVKPVEEVYIQPQVEGLSIRTLKADIGDKVQAESTLATLNDDALVLEKSQMMATRAKGEASLAQLRAQLIEAQANAEQARQQQARSQEMVKKGTVSTAQVEQADATAAAANARVVSAEQAIEVAEADLKVFDSQIADADLKLARTDVKTPVAGTISAKNAKVGAIAAGNGDPLFTLIRDGDIELVAEVAESDIVRVMAGQKATISLSGSREKLSGAVRLVSPTVDPVTRLGLVHISIDDDSKARSGMYGSAEIIVRETEGVSLPLTAVLTGNEGSSARKVEGGVVKFAKIETGIQDGAYVEIVNGLKSGDEVVAKAGAYVRDGDHITPVREQPPASN
- a CDS encoding efflux RND transporter permease subunit, translating into MNFSAWSIRNPIAPLLAFCLLIFIGMQSFNKLPITRFPNIDVPLVSISVTQSGASPAELEMQVTKEIEDAIASITGIDEIQSTVTDGSSQTNVMFRMEVPTEQAVQDVKDAIDRIRSDLPATAEAPIVTKVDVEGQAIQTFAVSSPDMSLEELSWFVDDTIKRALQGQAGIGRVDRYGGAEREVRIELTPGKLDAYGITAASVNQQLRGTNIDLGSGRGQVAGSEQAIRVLGDARNVAELADTTIALPNGRFVKLSDLGVIKDTYEEPKSFSRFNATPVVTFGVFRSKGASEVSVAETVAQSLDKVRTENPNVKIELIDDSVYFTYGNYEAAIHTLLEGALLAVIVVFLFLRNWRATLISAIALPLSAIPTFWIMDMMGFSLNLVSFLALTLATGILVDDAIVEIENIARHIKMGKTPYRAAIEAADEIGLAVIATTFTIIAVFVPVSFMPGIPGQYFIQFGLTVAFSVFFSLMVARLITPMMAAYLMRAEDGMEDHHDNDSLLMRGYTRLIRGTTGRWYTRYATLIVAFGFLVGSVLLLMKVPGSFLPPEDASRIVLSVELPPNARLDDTEKTTDAIYDRVKDINGVESVFVLGGASPKGDLELRRATITLALRKLDQSLIKKMVNDGLGHIPVIGPMLPKVEVHGRERPQWDIEKEVFAKLRDIPDVHILKLNDRGERDLSFNFLSKNEKDLNDAVGILESKLRADPLLANVSADGALPRPELQVYPRKNEAARLGITPQQISETIRVATIGDVDAALAKISLDDRQIPIRVQAALDMRRDLAALRALKIQTASGGTVPLASVANIDYSEGVSSIKRNNRYRVVSIGSDLPQGVALDTASARFREIVKAANIPATVHLAESGDTKVQSEMQQSFVNAMLMGLLLVLTVLILLFKDVIQPFTILFSLPLAIGGVAAALIITSNPLSMPVMIGILMLMGVVTKNAILLVDFAIEMRHQGMARVEAMVEAGRKRARPIIMTSIAMSAGMLPSALGVGEGGSFRAPMAIAVIGGIIVSTVLSLVVVPSFFLIMDDLSRLLGWAFGRLVGRKDQEDLPLSREDLTRVTRENRSDIDSLDERLTAIEKPEDKRKKTNDTNVLRLPPFAAE
- the ureG gene encoding urease accessory protein UreG, which produces MKSRNGPLRVGIGGPVGSGKTALTEKLCKAMRDDYSVAVVTNDIYTTEDAEALVRMQALPSDRIVGVETGGCPHTAIREDATINLQAIAGLNQRIPDLDVVFIESGGDNLAATFSPDLADITIYVISVCQGEEIPRKGGPGITRSDLLVINKKDLAPYVGADLEVMDRDAARMRATRPFVFSDMKRGDGINAIVSFLREQGGL